A genomic segment from Zerene cesonia ecotype Mississippi chromosome 7, Zerene_cesonia_1.1, whole genome shotgun sequence encodes:
- the LOC119840703 gene encoding ATP-binding cassette sub-family G member 1, which yields MDLEFRNLTYTVHSRIMRGTSRQVVKGVNGKFMSGQLVAIMGPSGAGKSSLLNAISGYRSAGVTGELLVNGEPRDEQLFQKSSCYITQEDLLQPLLTVREAMDVAASLKLPKGAKAPSEEILQELGLLEHQHTKTDMLSGGQKKRLSIALELVNNPPVFFLDEPTSGLDNVTTMQCVKLLKQLARQGRTVVCTIHQPAASLFELFDQAYVIADGLCIYQGDTDAMVPHLSTLGLVCPRHHNPADYIIELTEHQQYIKVLSEEILNGTLYKSAKIDSTSHEPVNNMQLKICYQADDNLMETELVVSNEKCTYKMKEYTAVAVSASSTTLASKMSREDSSIAWMKMQKTEAKGYPTTYFEQFTILLSRMLLQISRNRQALWIQSIHHIGCAILVGVCFFNMANDGTQMFNHLKMCVGLVIFFVYTQIMVPVLVYPQEVKLVKKEHFNGWYNLVPYYAALTVSKLPVQVSLNVIFCSIVYFMVGVPYAHDRYLTFCLTGNIVSLVSEGVGMAIGSVFSVRNGCAIGPAAIAPFLGLAIYGFDFAHRIPLLMNIIMKTSFIRCGVVAMVLTIFGFGRQPLDCSDVYCHFAKPDVLLKYLDIENNSVWFEILIMVVIMLSVRFLCFMGLRWRFAT from the exons GCACATCTCGTCAAGTTGTTAAAGGCGTAAATGGCAAATTTATGTCTGGGCAGCTGGTGGCCATCATGGGACCCTCTGGTGCCGGCAAAAGTTCCCTCCTTAACGCCATTTCTGGTTACAG GTCAGCCGGTGTGACAGGCGAGCTCTTAGTGAACGGGGAACCGCGTGATGAACAGCTGTTTCAAAAATCATCATGTTACATAACACAGGAAGATTTATTGCAGCCGTTATTAACAGTGCGTGAGGCTATGGATGTCGCCGCGAGCCTTAAACTGCCCAAGGGCGCGAAGGCACCATCAGAAGAAATATTACAGGAGCTAGGCCTGTTAGAACATCAGCACACAAAAACCGATATGTTGTCTGGAGGACAAAAGAAGAG GTTATCAATCGCCCTGGAGCTGGTGAACAACCCACCAGTATTCTTCCTTGACGAGCCAACCAGCGGACTGGACAACGTCACCACTATGCAATGTGTGAAGCTATTGAAGCAGCTGGCGAGGCAGGGAAGAACTGTGGTGTGCACCATCCACCAGCCAGCCGCGTCTCTGTTTGAGTTATTTGATCAG GCGTACGTAATCGCTGACGGTCTCTGTATCTACCAAGGTGACACGGACGCCATGGTCCCTCATCTTTCAACCCTGGGTTTGGTATGCCCAAGACATCACAATCCAGCAGATTAca TAATTGAATTAACGGAACATCAGCAGTACATAAAAGTGTTATCAGAAGAAATACTCAACGGAACACTGTACAAGTCGGCTAAAATCGACAGTACTAGTCATGAACCTGTCAATAACATGCAATTGAAGATCTGCTATCAGGCTGATGATAATTTAATGGAGACAGAATTAGTAGTGTCCAATGAAAAGTGcacatataaaatgaaagaataCACAGCTGTAGCAGTTAGTGCTTCATCTACAACATTGGCTAGTAAAATGTCAAGGGAAGATTCGTCAATAGCGTGGATGAAAATGCAGAAGACAGAGGCAAAAGGCTACCCTACGACGTATTTCGAGCAGTTCACGATACTTCTTAGTAGAATGTTACTGCAAATATCAAGAAATCGACAAG CACTATGGATCCAAAGTATACACCACATCGGCTGCGCGATCCTTGTGGGCGTGTGCTTCTTCAACATGGCAAACGACGGCACCCAAATGTTCAACCATTTGAAGATGTGCGTCGGTTTAGTTATATTCTTCGTGTACACACAAATCATGGTCCCTGTGCTTGTGT ATCCCCAAGAAGTGAAACTAGTGAAGAAGGAACATTTCAACGGCTGGTACAACCTGGTGCCGTACTACGCAGCACTGACAGTATCGAAGCTACCCGTACAAGTGTCGCTGAATGTGATATTTTGCAGTATTGTCTACTTCATGGTGGGAGTGCCGTATGCGCACGACAGATATCTGACGTTCTGCCTGACTGGGAATATTGTGTCTTTGGTGTCTGAGGGCGTGGGGATGGCTATCGGGTCGGTGTTTAGTGTGAGG AACGGATGCGCAATCGGCCCAGCCGCCATTGCACCGTTCCTCGGCCTCGCCATCTACGGTTTCGACTTCGCCCACCGCATCCCACTTCTGATGAACATCATCATGAAGACTTCCTTCATCCGCTGCGGCGTCGTTGCTATGGTCCTCACTATTTTCGGCTTCGGAAGACAACCGCTAGATTGCAGCGATGTTTACTGCCACTTTGCGAAACCAGATGTCCTCTTAAAATATCTCGACATTGAAAACAACTCGGTCTGGTTCGAAATCCTCATAATGGTGGTCATCATGCTCTCCGTCAGGTTTCTCTGCTTCATGGGATTAAGATGGCGGTTCGCGACATGA
- the LOC119828315 gene encoding serine/threonine-protein kinase RIO1, which yields MSDGQFSDYEEDISTKVKSVRFADTPTYKEISSEEEELDSDDYFYDSDDQTQGPKKKENINPQAPTHKVTSYQPSEKLFKKYINRINVDKYEPSMNENTQKFIELNDRKFDNERIRIKDKHDRATAEQVMDPRTKMILFKLLNRGIINEINGCISTGKEANVYHATSKDGRDFAVKIFKTSILIFKDRDKYVSGEYRFRNGYCRSNPRKMVKTWAEKEMRNLVRLFNANLNVPEPIILRSHVLVMTFMGEQGWPSPKLKDVEISQTVARSLYRDCITMMWKMFNICKLVHADLSEYNLLYHNGNIVTIDVSQSVEHDHPHAFEFLRKDCTNISDFFRKRGVATLTVKELFDFITDASINESNLEECLEKLSEKAASRNFDEMSAQEQIEEEAFKNVYIPKRLTEVINYERDITKAKKGDTADLIYKKIAGFNEDLTGTVDKPQILQELDISESGSDSESENDEDEDGKTKFKNSARPRDESPNSKKARKKAVKEEKAEKRKTKTKKHIKKRRDKGTGKK from the exons ATGTCTGATGGCCAATTCAGTGATTATGAAGAAGATATATCTACAAAGGTTAAGTCAGTGCGg TTTGCAGATACTCCgacttataaagaaataagcaGTGAAGAAGAGGAGCTGGACTCCGATGACTACTTCTATGATTCGGACGATCAAACACAAGGCccaaagaaaaaagaaaatatcaatCCCCAAGCTCCCACACACAAAGTAACGTCATATCAACCTAGTGAAAAGCTTTTTAAGAAGTATATTAATCGTATTAACGTCGATAAGTATGAACCGTCTATGAACGAAAATACTCAAAAGTTTATAGAGCTCAATGATCGTAAATTTGATAATGAAAGAATTAGGATTAAAGATAAACATGACAGGGCTACTGCTGAGCAGGTTATGGATCCCCGTACTAAAATGATTCTATTTAAACTCCTCAATAGAGGAATCATAAATGAAATCAATGGATGCATATCTACAGGGAAGGAAGCGAATGTATATCACGCTACATCAAAAGACGGTAGAGATTTTGCtgtaaagatatttaaaacatcaattttgatttttaaagacAGAGACAAGTATGTATCTGGAGAATATAGGTTTCGAAATGGATACTGTAGATCAAACCCCAGAAAAATGGTGAAAACATGGGCTGAAAAGGAAATGAGAAACCTTGTAAGATTGTTCAACGCTAACTTAAATGTTCCCGAACCTATAATACTAAGAAGTCATGTGCTTGTGATGACTTTCATGGGTGAGCAAGGATGGCCATCACCGAAATTGAAAGATGTTGAAATATCTCAAACTGTAGCTCGATCATTATACAGAGATTGTATCACTATGATGTGGAAAATGTTCAACATTTGTAAATTAGTACATGCAGATTTATCTGAATATAATCTATTGTACCATAACGGAAATATAGTTACGATAGATGTCTCACAGTCTGTAGAACATGACCACCCGCATGCTTTTGAGTTTTTGAGAAAGGATTGTACTAATATATCTGACTTCTTCAGAAAGAGAGGTGTAGCTACATTGACAGTAAAAGAGCTGTTTGATTTCATCACTGATGCATCAATTAATGAAAGCAATCTAGAGGAATGTCTTGAGAAGTTATCGGAAAAGGCAGCATCAAGGAACTTTGATGAAATGAGTGCACAAGAGCAGATTGAAGAAGAAGCattcaaaaatgtttacattcCCAAAAGATTGACTGAG GTTATAAACTATGAGCGTGACATAACAAAAGCTAAGAAAGGTGACACAGCTGacttaatatacaaaaaaatagcTGGTTTCAATGAGGATCTCACAGGGACAGTGGATAAACCGCAAATTTTACAAGAACTTGATATATCGGAAAGTGGTTCTGATAGTGAATCTGAAAATGATGAAGATGAAGATGGAA aaacaaaattcaaaaattcggCCCGTCCCCGGGACGAATCTCCGAACAGCAAAAAGGCGAGAAAGAAGGCTGTCAAAGAAGAAAAAGCGGAGAAACGTAAAACAAAAACGaagaaacatattaaaaaacgcAGAGATAAAGGCACtggcaagaaataa
- the LOC119828293 gene encoding cysteine sulfinic acid decarboxylase, translating into MPADSTIIATGDKRGNDIFFESLTERSKHEDFLRRAVDFLVERVVFGRSTRSTKVVEWAPPEEIKKIIDLKPRDGPETHEQLLTFMADVARYSVNTAHPYFVNQLFSSVDPYGLIGQWLTDALNPSVYTFEVAPVFILMEEEVLKEMRKIVGWPEGEGDGIFCPGGSISNGYAISCARFHHFPEVKTKGVYAVPNLVLFTSELAHYSTKKLTSFMGIGSDHCIMVKADKYGKMDVLDLEAKIIGALDKGSKPFMVTATAGTTVFGAFDPLPSISKICKKYNLWLHVDAAWGGGALMSKKHKYLLNGIELADSVTWNPHKLLAAPQQCSTFLTKHKNLLAEGHSSNAQYLFQKDKFYDTTYDTGDKHIQCGRRADVLKFWFMWKAKGSEGFEKHIDRLFDIANYFLEHIKHRDGFRLVIEKPECTNIMFWYIPRCLRGRENDPDYNERLHKVAPKIKEKMIKEGSMMVTYQPQGKLVNFFRIVFQNSALDHKDMIYFANEFERLGAELIV; encoded by the exons ATGCCGGCCGATTCAACAATTATCGCGACGGGGGATAAACGAGGGAACGACATTTTCTTTGAAAGCCTCACTGAGAGGTCGAAACATGAAGACTTTTTACGGCGGGCGGTGGATTTTTTGGTCGAAAGAGTCGTTTTTGGCCGATCGACAAGAAGTACGAAAGTGGTGGAATGGGCTCCTCctgaagaaataaagaaaatcattgATTTGAAGCCTCGGGATGGACCAGAGACTCATGAGCAGCTTTTGACGTTTATGGCAGAC GTTGCACGATATTCCGTGAATACAGCCCACCCATACTTCGTAAACCAACTTTTCTCATCCGTGGATCCTTACGGGCTCATTGGACAGTGGCTGACCGATGCACTTAATCCTAGCGTTTATACTTTCGAAGTGGCTCctgttttcatattaatggAAGAAGAGGTGTTAAAGGAAATGAGAAAGATTGTAGGCTGGCCCGAAGGTGAAGGAGATGGGATTTTTTGTCCTGGTGGTTCCATATCCAATGGTTATGCTATCAGCTGCGCCAGGTTTCACCACTTTCCAGAAGTTAAG acGAAAGGAGTGTACGCCGTACCAAATTTAGTTCTGTTTACTTCAGAATTGGCTCACTATTCGACCAAAAAACTCACTTCATTTATGGGCATTGGTAGCGATCATTGCATAATGGTTAAAGCTGATAAGTATGGCAAAATGGACGTGCTGGACTTAGAAGCCAAAATCATTGGAGCTCTCGACAAGGGATCTAAGCCTTTCATGGTTACAGCAACGGCTGGGACGACAGTCTTCGGAGCATTTGATCCTTTACCatctatttctaaaatatgcaagaaatataatctgtggttACACGTGGACGCCGCGTGGGGAGGCGGTGCGTTAATGTCAAAGAAACACAAATATCTTCTTAATGGAATCGAATT AGCTGATTCGGTAACGTGGAATCCTCACAAGCTGTTGGCGGCGCCTCAACAGTGCTCCACATTTTTGACTAAGCATAAGAATCTTCTAGCCGAGGGTCATTCTTCGAACGCTCAATATCTATTCCAAAAAGACAAATTCTACGACACAACATATGACACGGGCGATAAGCACATACAATGCGGAAGGAGAGCAGACGTCCTCAAATTTTGGTTCATGTGGAAGGCGAAAGGTAGCGAAGGGTTCGAGAAACATATCGACAGATTGTTTGACATCGCTAATTATTTCCTAGAGCATATAAAACACCGCGACGGCTTCCGGTTGGTTATCGAAAAGCCGGAATGcacaaatattatgttctgGTACATTCCAAGGTGTCTCCGCGGGCGTGAGAATGACCCAGATTACAACGAAAGACTACATAAGGTCGCCCCGAAAATAAAGGAGAAAATGATCAAGGAAGGGTCTATGATGGTCACGTATCAGCCGCAAGGTAAATTAGTGAACTTTTTCCGGATTGTGTTTCAAAACTCGGCCTTAGACCACAAGGATATGATCTACTTCGCTAATGAGTTCGAGAGGCTCGGAGCcgaattaattgtttaa
- the LOC119828232 gene encoding multiple C2 and transmembrane domain-containing protein-like, whose product MESDSEESKHKNISNSITRRHIARLHDRVQMKYGEMQKKLQKSKSIDILTSLNEDDVFNNYSKHVSTSDISTLSEGSEISINYSIKRESMAFLSANKNDAIFYEVKHKEPETASIINNDAFNYESEEQKNNGIFLFDVPFKGSLESLNEEAKDSDESFEPSTPNTKSLRSRIESKIREATRRRKIEKEKYSKTKKDDRVERFIFSNTTKEHFAKVINKKSKIATVTVALIEITGLEELEEERPRSLSCRLRLGSEKRKSKLIKSHASSVKFQELHNFNLYDDDYIVEIVVWDKDIHVGRCVIDLNNMEKEKTHRLRISLEDFEQVKVYILLTISGLALSDTVFSIDESEAIQETEEKRKQFTWYRIFDQFSNVGWMSVIVYGAKGLSAQDCYCILSLDNEWKHTATDYKTNSPSWMKVYTFEITDITSILEVKVCDERKGEEVGKISIPLLSITPGKKWYALKDSTQRERAKGNNPRILLEMKVFWNLVKASLKVINPKEVNLLHTDEKLDRHVLVRNISRGKVVTMWVINAFKLIKTCFEWESTKLNIISLTGWLIMCYFFKIWMLPLLLLVPFFIYRPKSYCLIDCKYFLFKIIPGKKISTKTETDDKSLRQKLHEYQETILAVQNFIGTVASLGESIKNLYNFSVPFVSFLAIFLIICIALIMFLIPLQYILMVWGIHKFTRKILKPNRIAHNEILDLLSRVPDDITLHNYQEIPLEHISDDEI is encoded by the exons ATGGAAAGTGATTCAGAAGaaagtaaacataaaaatatatcaaattcaatAACGCGGAGGCATATCGCTAGACTTCACGACAGAGTTCAAATGAAGTATGgagaaatgcaaaaaaaactacagaaatcaaaatcaattgatattttaacatcACTTAATGAAGACGATGtgttcaataattattcaaagcaTGTTAGTACAAGTGATATCAGTACGCTTAGTGAAGGAAgtgaaatttcaattaattatagtattaaacgTGAAAGCATGGCGTTTTTGAGTGCTAATAAAAATGACgctatattttatgaagttaAGCATAAAGAACCTGAAACTGCATCTATCATAAACAATGATGCATTCAATTACGAAAGTGAAGAACAGAAAAATAAcggtatatttttgtttgacgTCCCTTTTAAGGGAAGTTTAGAATC gcTCAATGAAGAAGCTAAAGATAGCGATGAGTCATTTGAACCTTCCACTCCCAATACAAAATCACTGAGAAGTCGTATCGAGTCAAAAATACGTGAGGCTACAAGACGAAGGAAAAttgagaaagaaaaatattccaaaacGAAAAAAGATGATCGTGTGGAAAGG tttatattttcaaatacgaCAAAAGAACATTTCGCAAAAGTGATAAACAAGAAATCTAAAATAGCAACTGTCACTGTTGCTCTGATAGAAATTACAGGATTGGAAGAACTTGAAGAAGAAAGGCCACGATCTCTAAGTTGTCGTTTGAG GCTTGGATCGGAGAAACGgaaatctaaattaataaagagcCACGCAAGCTCGGTTAAATTTCAGGagcttcataattttaatttatacgacGATGATTATATTGTGGAAATTGTAGTATGGGATAAAGATATACATGTCGGAAG GTGTGTCATAGATCTGAATAACATGGAAAAGGAAAAAACACATAGATTGCGAATTAGTTTAGAAGATTTTGAACAGGTCAAAGTATACATTTTGCTTACTATAAGTGGTCTTGCGCTCAGCGATACTGTATTTAGTATAGATGAAAGTGAAGCGATACAAGAAACTGAAGAGAAGAGAAAACAGTTT ACGTGGTACCGCATTTTTGACCAATTTTCGAACGTTGGATGGATGTCCGTTATTGTATATGGTGCTAAGGGCTTAAGCGCACAAGATTGCTATTGTATTCTCAGTTTAGATAATGAATGGAAACACACAGCAACTGATTATAAAACCAATTCACCAAGTTGGATGAAAGTGTACACATT CGAAATCACTGACATAACATCAATCCTAGAAGTAAAAGTATGTGACGAGAGAAAAGGTGAGGAAGTGGGGAAAATCTCTATACCATTACTGAGCATTACGCCCGGTAAAAAATGGTACGCACTGAAAGATAGCACGCAGCGTGAGCGAGCCAAGGGGAATAACCCAAGAATATTATTGGAGATGAAAGTGTTTTGGAATctt GTTAAAGCATCGCTCAAAGTTATAAATCCAAAAGAAGTGAATTTATTACACACAGATGAAAAACTAGACAGGCATGTGCTGGTAAGAAACATATCTCGAGGCAAAGTGGTAACAATGTGGGTGATAAATGCTTTCAAACTAATAAA aaCATGCTTCGAGTGGGAgtcaacaaaattaaacataatttcgcTCACAGGCTGGCTAATTAtgtgttacttttttaaaatctgGATGTTGCCCTTACTTCTGCTCGtaccattttttatataccgGCCAAAATCATATTGTTTAATCGATTGTAAGTATTTT ttatttaaaattattccagggaagaaaatttcaacaaaaacagAAACC gatGATAAATCTCTACGACAAAAACTCCATGAATACCAAGAAACGATATTAGCAGTACAAAACTTTATAGGGACGGTAGCAAGTCTCGGAGAAAGCATCAAAAA CCTTTACAACTTTTCAGTGCCTTTTGTTAGTTTCTTGgcaatatttctaataatttgcattgcacttattatgtttttaatacctcttcaatatattttaatggtcTGGG gtATTCATAAGTTTACaaggaaaatattgaaacCAAATAGAATAGCTCATAATGAAATACTGGACTTGCTCTCTAGGGTTCCTGATGATATTACCTTG CATAACTATCAAGAAATACCTCTGGAACATATTTCagatgatgaaatttag